Proteins co-encoded in one Rattus rattus isolate New Zealand chromosome 5, Rrattus_CSIRO_v1, whole genome shotgun sequence genomic window:
- the Nrarp gene encoding notch-regulated ankyrin repeat-containing protein produces MSQAELSTCSAPQTQRIFQEAVRKGNTQELQSLLQNMTNCEFNVNSFGPEGQTALHQSVIDGNLELVKLLVKFGADIRLANRDGWSALHIAAFGGHQDIVLYLITKAKYAASGR; encoded by the coding sequence ATGAGCCAAGCCGAGCTGTCCACCTGCTCGGCGCCACAGACGCAGCGCATCTTCCAGGAAGCGGTGCGCAAGGGCAACACACAGGAGCTTCAGTCGCTGCTGCAGAACATGACTAACTGCGAATTCAACGTGAACTCGTTCGGGCCGGAGGGCCAGACAGCACTACACCAGTCAGTCATCGACGGCAACCTGGAGCTGGTGAAGCTGCTAGTCAAATTCGGCGCAGACATCCGCCTAGCCAACCGCGACGGCTGGAGCGCACTGCACATCGCCGCTTTCGGGGGCCACCAGGACATCGTGCTCTATCTCATCACCAAGGCCAAGTACGCGGCCAGCGGCCGGTGA